AAGTGCTTGACCTTGAAGTGAGTTTGCACAAAGAGTTGTCTTCACCTGGTTGGCTGGACAGTCTGTCTCTCagtctgtccgtccgtctgtcgGCTTGTTGTTTAAATGGTTAGTCTAGGCCTGATAGATAACTAACACGCATACATCTAGGCATGCGCGCAGAGAAAAGgcgaagaaagagagagagagaaagagagtgtgtgtacaACAAATGAGTTCAGTATAAATCCGTTCATCAGTTCACTGTTAACACAATACTTTGTACTGTTAAACTGATCTGCTGATGTGAAACATCGTGTTGATGGATGGAAGCTGGTTTGACCAAGCATGTGGACTATGCAGAGCATGTGGCTCGGAGCCGGACCATGTCGCAGCTTCTGTGTGAACCATGTTACACCCAGGTACCAGGACACGAGCTAAAGGTCTACTACAGGCGCAAAAATGTTGTGTTAGGCTGTGACTAGATTGAGTGACTGAGTGAAGAAGCCACTCAGAGAAACAAGCCTACAATAAAGACTGTGTTAAAGTAAGTAATGATGCCACGAGCGTTGATGGACAGAAGAGAGAGCAGAAGGCAGGCTGGTCAGTCCGCTCTACTGAGGACCGCAAGTTCGCTGGTCGAGTCGTACTAAAGTCTGTGGTTCCATCCTGCATCGGTCTGCAGCCCCCAGTGAAGGTGCACGTGGCCCACCTGTCTAACAGAAAACATCACCTGAtgtatcaggggaggtaaacgCAGCGGAAGGAGAGGAGTGCATGCTGCCTTGTAGAGTGCATGCTGTGATGCCGTGCCTtagacacagtggaccacttaCGCTCACTAAAACTATGGCCACTAGGCTATGGTCTCTTCCCGGTTTACCTTTTACCATAGAATCCTCGAATATCTCATTGGCTGTACCCATGACAACGTAGACGTATCCATGTAAATCTTAACATCAGTATTTCTTTAATATCTTTGCGTCGTGACGAGTGTCCACCCGTACCTCGAGAACGGAGGGTGGAGGCTGAATTGCTGTAACCAGACTTTGTGAACTATCTGGTGCAGACCTCAGTCCTGTCACTTGAGAAAGCTTCTGTGTCTTGTATGTCTTTAACTGCTGACGGTGAACTCCGCTCTCGCGCTGTTGGCCCTCAAGTACACACTTAACAGACTTCCTTCACCGcgaatggtggtggtggcagggCTGGGTGGTGGTCTACTTATAATCACGCGAGCTAATGAGAGATGAACAGAGTGATCGCCCGTAACGAGCTGCGCTGAGCTCCGCTACTGCCTGCAGCGCCCTCTCCGCGCCTCTGACCAGGCGAGACCGTCTCCACGTCTGTCCTCCGGCTTCCTCCAGCACCGAGGTGTTCGGCGTCCTGCAAgaacaagtcacgtgatcgGACAGCAGGAGAGCATTACAGCGGATCTCGTCATTGCCGCAGTTTGTTTTCCTGAAGAGATTTTGTAAACATCGGGTGATAAGAGGCGACGACAACCTGAGGACAACCGTCAGCAGAGGTTGAGAACATTCGCAAGGCATCGGGTGTGGACAGGTGTCTAGTGTCCACATTGACAGGAGTTTATGGGGCGACCTGAGCACGTGACCTTTTACTCGACAGGTATGTGTCCAACATggcatgttctgttcctctctctttttgtctttctttctttcctctatctttctCATTCGCCTAGGAACATAATGGTGTCACGATGTGAAAGGTCAAAGATGTGTGTGTCACTATGTGACAAGTCAGGATCGTGACAGTGTCTTCGCGTTCTAGTTACTCACAATCGTAGAAAGGTCATAAATATCAAAGTTCATAGTTTTGAGTGTCCTATAGTCGTGTTTGTGTTCGTCACCATGATTAATGGTTGAAGCAAACGTTTCTGAAAGATTTCACAGCCCCAGAATCTGTTTGATGATATGAGAACACAATCTCTGAAGCAAACAATAATTTAGCAGAATGGTCGCTTAGCCCCGTCCCTGACCTCTAGTCACCTCCTTCCTGAAAGTACTAAATCATTTCTTTGAAATCATCCAATCAAGGAACCTAGGTTACATTTCAGGCCTTTAAAGCTTACAGCCAGCGTACACACAATGTGAGTACACACCAAGCACCATTCTAAGACTAAACTCAAGCTGTGTACTAAACACAATAGCAAGTAAACTAAACATACAGAAACTGGTTCAAACTAGTACAATGAAGGCGTGACGATCTATTAGCTATCGTAAATATTATCTCTTCTGTTATCTATTAAATGACGGCTTGAGCAGTAAGATAAGCTCGTGTTCTAATGTACTTCTGGAACACATCTTTGACGGCCGCTCATGTTTAGTTTCCTCTCTGTCCTTCTCTTTATGTCAGGATATATCTGAGATTGTAAGTATTAATTTTTGCCTTGAAAAACTTTGCCATTATTTTGGTCACATTGACAACTTCAGCTGCAAACTAAAGTCCCAATAATAAGTTGCAAACTAGAGGCTCTATGTCATGAAAAATAGGGAAAGATAAAAGACAGGATACTCATCTTTCATGAGAAAATTGTTTGTATATTTAACCACTTACATACACAGGCATGCCGCACGTGTATAGGCGCATATAGAACTATTTCATCAACTGCCCGATATGATTTAACTTCCGTTTTCTGTGGAAACTGAAAGAGGATAGATGCCCAAAAATGGTTCATTGTGGGACTAATCCTCAGTGAATTATTTCAGTGACTGATGAGCTTAGGAAATCCCATCACTGACAGAACAACACTGTTTGCAGCCCAACAAGTTGTGTTTCCCAGCGTAAAGTCCACAAGCTCCAAAAACTTTTAATGAAACTATTTATTTTGAGTGACTGACGAAAGAACCTTGATACATCAAACACCTTTTCCCATTCacttaacaaaaaaactttgatttAACAAAACACTTTTGCCCTTAAACTTCAAACCAAAACCTCGAGACTAGAAGCCTCGTTGACAAATCCATCTGACAACTGTAATTAAAAGTACTCCAGTCCATtcactttgaaaagaaaagctgatatAACAAActaagaagacaagaagaatgaGTGAAAATGTAGAAGACGGGAGGAATGTTCTTACATTGTTCTTACAGTACAACTTTATCTTCTGAGAAATCtgctttctctgttttcttgtttagttGAATGAAAGGAAACGTGTCAAGAACTTCCGTAGCTAGGTATGTGTTTGTCTCTGGACTAATTGTGAGGCCAAAATAGCTTTCCTCCTGCTATTCTTGCCTGAAGTGGTCCGCACTCTGACGCGATTTGACGCGACTTGACGCGACTTCAAAGTGTTCTACTCTGATTGCAGGCCACGTCATGGGCTTCAAAGAGCTGCGGCGACATTCCAGCCTCGTTAACATCCTTTGTTTTCTCGCTGGTAAGTTGCTACTTGTGGACCATTCCTCTTACTGCATCCTCTGTCATAGCTTCCCGCATCCTGGCCTCCCCCTTCATCTTTTccactttatctttctctctctctccctccctctcttctaCTGTTCTGTTTCCTCCCTCCTACACAAAGGCTTGGTTTGTAATACCAAATGTCCCTGTTATCTTAAAAATTGAGGCAAAACTGCTGAAATGTTTAGGTGTTAGTGGAATTTATGTTCATAGTATGTGACGACCAGAATGGTTTGAATTTCTGGAACCACGGAGGTATAAAATCAGAAACATACTAAGAgagaaacaaggaaagaaaatgcactgatgaaacaaaaagaaaatatacagaaattTAAACTAGTTTTATACTGATGTTAAAGACTGCTAATAAATCAGTAAATCAATGGAAAGCGATTTGCAGGAATAaaaaggcagacagacaaatagaaaGATAAACTGGACCTACAGATATACATATTCACCAAGACAGATACAGAGATGTTTATGTATACATAGACACTATATATTGTGTTTGAAAATGCTGTCGACGAGACAGGAGCGTTTCGTTTATGGCTGCTGCGACACAAGTGACAGCACAATTTACACTCGCCCATCACTCGAGGAGGCGCTGTACTATGTTCGTAAATCTGCTCCAAATAAACATCCACCATGACTACCAGGGAGACTCCCACTGCTATTGTTGAGATGTTACGTCTGAACTCTGCTCGTGCCTTGTGTGAACTTTGACCCGTTAAACATTGTTACCAGGGGGATGTCCGTGCCCCTAAATGCGCTGCAAGTCTCCCCCAAGGAGTGTTTCACAGATGTACCTCTATAGATGCCAATGTTGCAGTCGGTGGCTGATGTACATCTGTGGCTACAAGGTGCCTTTGGATGAGCTACAGGAAGTGACATCTTGACCTCGGCTAAGTGGCTGCGGATAGATGAGTAGATAACTGCTCCAGTCTTCTATCGCTTCCAAAGTGCTCGGAAACGTGACTCATTCCTTCAGAAGTTCAATCAAAAGATCTTTTCAATTACTTTGATGTAAGTCAACAAACCCTTCATTTGATTCTTCAGTAACGTGAGTAACGCTGACGTCTGTCTATGTTCCGGGTGGCTAAGCCATGTTCGTCATGGACGTCAGCACCCAAGCACCACCAGCAGCGGAAATGGCGGTGTGAGTGAAAGACCCTCGGCACCGAGCGTCACTGGAAGTATTCTGCAAGTGGGCGGTGACGTGGCACAGCGAGGATAGGCGGGGACGATGAATGTGATGACGGGGATGGGAGATGCGGAGATGGAGACACGTGACCTCTGTGTCACGTGCAGGGACAGTGACGGAAAGCGAGGTCCTTGAACACGTGATCACTGATGCTCTTCTGGAAGAAGGtgtttctatttacacatctgcAAAACATAAATGTAGACAAGGAGtcggaaggaaagaaaaggaaatgagcagcagaagaagagcagcaaaacaaaatgtcttagATATTCTAAATAGTATGTTCCAATCTTCAGTCACAAGACTGCATCACATGGCACAAAATCTCCTGCAAATTGCGATGCAATCATATTTTAATCTTCAGCATTAGATACACTCGACAGTTGCCATGCAACCAATATATTCTGACAATCAATGGATTGACAAGCTTAAAACACCAGGTAAATATCTATCCCGACATTCACCGCGATATCGATGTCGTAACATGCCATTACACATGCTCTAGCATTGTTTATATGTAATACGCCTTATATGATAATATAGCTTAATTATTTGCTTAACCGGTTACATTTTGCTACATTTTCTCTTTACGCCTCGTTTCAGCCATAATGGCATCAGCTGTCTTCAAGCTCAGAGTTATCCCTCCTGTTCGCCGCGGCTTCTTCTGTGACGACACGAGCATCAGGTATCCTCTGCGGCCAGAGACCATCAACAACCTCACCCTGTGTGTGTCCTGCCTGGGACCCGCTGTCCTGCTGGTTCGTTCTCATTACTTatccttgtcttctttcttcccttttatttGAGTGGCTCGATAGCGcagctgttagcgcctgtcatcagaactgaggattggctgtccctggttcagatctcgtctcgggcgcactgtttgttttctacatgttgcatctgtttacagggctggctgctttgcaaTTATATaaacttagttgctggctcgtcgtaaaacaccaactcctcctccctttatttcttttatctttttttccatctctaTCTTTAAGCTTTATttcgtttctttattttcttactcaAGTCCTTCTCCTGTGGCTTTTGCTTTCGTTCGTTCGTCTTTCTTTATGTTCGTTCAAAGttatttcatttcctttgtGGATTGTATCAATGTTTCGTTATTCTCAACCCTCTTCccacacaaatttttttttaaaaaatccatgaaGCACGAGATGATGTTTTCATTCAACTTTCATGTGTAATATCTGTTGTTAATCTCTTTGTCTCATACTTGATCTCCCACAAACATAATATTTCCTTTTGACTTCCTTATTATACTTGAGCATCCGTGTTGTTCTATCAGATACTCGCCTTGGAAATCTCGTATGGATGCATCAGTTCACGTCACGCGGAGCGAGACCTCGCGAGATACAAGCGAGCGTGGCACAGAGTGCAGTGCGGTCTTGGCAAATGTCTGCTGGTGCTGGCCTGCTGGGTCTACGGCAACTCTCTCAACGTGTTCATTACCGAGGTCTTCAAGTTGAGCTTCGGGGCCTTCGACCCAACTTCTTGGCGGGCTGTCAACCGGAAGTGGACCTGACGTCCATGGAGAACTGCTCAATGCATTACATCGAGAATGTCCGGTGTACAAACCCAGACACCGCGCTGGTGGAAGAACTGAGGTAAGGGTACATCTGTCGTTTCTTCCAGACTGAATTTCTAGAACTTTCTGTGACTGGGAATGGGAAGTGGGAGGGTGGATGTTGTCACATtagttaagaaaagaaaaagcaaaacttttgtctcttcttcttctagcgCCATTCACTGGTTTGAGAATACGAATACAGatggtttattttgttagtcCTTGGCCATTCAAAAGGATTAGCATACAGCATATTACAGGGTtaataatacacaaaaatatatactattatataaatatatagtacACAATAGGTGAAAATACTTTTAGCGCAGAAtggcatttcttttctttgttgttaagTAAAACACTTGGCAAAGTtagaatattatttcatttgttgttgaCATCAGTATCAGCAGTAGAAAGTTGCTGGGTCATAGTATAAATAAGTTTTCGGAATGAAATTTTTCTGATATCTAtcagacatggacaacataatATCAAATGAAACTCATCCTCTTCCTGCATGTGACACATAGGACACATCTCACATATAGTATTGTCAGAATGTCTAAGGCATGGGACAGAACATCGGAAATTCCAAATCGAAGTCGCACCAGTCGATTTCTAGTAAATCTATtattaaatatcaaaattgAAATACATCTCCCTGTGTGTCACACATTTAATAAACTAAATCTGTCACTGCTATTGACAGTTCCATTCTTGCCAATGACAATcaattattctttgtttaaaacatttaataaaattactaaTTGCTTCCACTGCTCGAGTTAGGATGAACCTGTCCAAAACCAAACCTAAAAAGAATAAGCCTGGACACCCAGTTTTGCTTCCATTATTGTCCAATCGTTCTaacattttgtgagaaaaagagagagaaattagtTATTCTTCagtttcaaatatatttattatatagcCTAAGGATAATATCACATCATATGACTGCAGTCGAGTTAAAAATGATTTGATACACCTGACACTTACAGGTAACAGTTATAATTgttgtagaaaacaaaaattagtgaGTCATTTACCGAAGGAACAAAtgtgagagaggaggagggtcAAAGGAAAGAGATTTAGAATCACAATATTGAAATAGCAGATCgtttaatctttgtttaaatattcTTCTAGAACATTCACAGCAACACCTTTTTTCCTCTGGGTCCAGTCTTTTCAATTGTGAATGCtgatagcaaaataaaaaaaagtggctTTAATGATAATTCCTTTCTTTATCCACTCATATTCTATCAAAatccttacattttctttatatgataaatacatatatatatatataaacacatttactaatttatcatattttttcttcagaaaatctTTTGTCTCTGGTCACGCGACGACTGCATCATTCAACATGGTTTCATCATGGTGAGATTTAGCATCTTACTGAATCGTTTCTTGAACTGAAATATACTTACTCTGAGTGTACACATTAACAATTCTCATCAGAAGAAAGCAAATAGACATTCTGTCAACTTGTGCTCTAGACACAATTTATGTATGAGCAATGGCTAGCATCCAATCGAAATAAAATCCACGAAGACTGTGTCGAAAAGAATTCTTCACTTGCAGAATGTACGAGTGTTGTTCATATCTATGTTGTGTGAAGACAGGTGCAATAGGAAGTCagaggttgttgttgttgttgttttcagctCTACCTCCAGCTGCGACTGCCGGTGTCCTCGCCACGGTTGGCCAAGTATTTGTTCCAGACCATGGCATTGGCCTGGCTCATCTTCATTGTTGCTTCCCGTGTCCGTGACAACTACCATCATTCCTCTGACATCGTGTGGGGCTGCATCCAAGGCTCAGTCTTCGCGTGTGTCACGGTCAGTCTTGCCAGCCTTGTATTCACATAGTCCatgcttgtttatgtttacctgCTCACAGTTTGCATGTGAGGACATTTGCCTACAGCATGCAATCGTTATGCATGCGTCTACGTATGTCTAGTATGTGTGTTCATGGGTGTGCACGGGTATGTACCTATTAGTGGTATGTGTGTCGTGTTGTACATGgatctttgtgttttatttgtgtttatctttgtgTGCTTAGAGACGGACTTCAAAAATGATGGGCAGacttcaaactttaaaaagaagtgAAATCAAATTTGATCAGTGCTTTGAAAAAATGCTTCAGAAACCATTTGTTTTCCAACTTCATCTTTCATTCGTTCCTTCACTCATttcaaaaaagagaatgaaatcATCACGTGTAAAtccatttgttcattttttctttcagttgtaCAAAATCTGTCCGAGGTTTGCTCGATGCCCTCTCCAGTGCAGTCACGACATCCTGCCAACAACTGCGATGACGAAACACCCGGTCACCACCACGTCATCCACCATCTCCAAGACGTAACAACAGCTTCTACCCAGGCGGCAAGGTATCTCCACACTGGTGTAGGCAGATGACAGTTTTTCTGAATGGATCCGTGTACCTGTGCACAACTAGAACACACACCTGTTTGTAAAGGACGAGAGCTCACCGAGCTCCAGCACTCAGTGGAGGAGGAGACAAGATGTCAGCAGCGCAGTTATTCACTCCTCTCTTCTGTATTCCAATAGGACATAGGTCTTTCCTACCAGGAAATAGCAGATTTggttaaacgaaaaaaaaaaaaatctttgtacttCGTTAACTTGATAAGTTTCTAATTAATCACTTCTTGTACAAAGTTCTTTTCGACACCTGTCGGCCAACAGGTAGAACATCGGACTCTACTCCTGTCTGTCGCTCCCCCGTGAAAACTCTTCCAGCGGCTGTAGAAAACACAACACGAGTTGTGACGTGAAATAGACGAAGAGTGTGAAGTGAAATGTTCGCCAATGTGAAGTGAACTGGACGGACACTGTGACGTGCAATGGACGCGTCACGTGACGTATGATCACGTCGCGCGCTGGACGCCGCTCGTGGTCAACAACAGGAACATTCGTGGCGGCTGGAACGTACGCGTAATATATTCCTCACCTGGAACACCTGAGACTGTACAAATAACTATTTAACTAACCCACTGCACGACACCCGACACGTAGTGAATGTCGTATACACAGTAATTAAATATATTAGCTCTGTGTTCTCCTTGTAGTCTGTTGTCGAGACTGACATTGATGTTCAGTCATCACTggtgattgtttatttttatacagcattttgtcttttccggaataaaatatattgatcTTAACAATTGCTTTGATCTTCGTCATATTTTCAcaatattcattaaaatatttgtgcattaGCAGTTGCTATTTCTCTTGGTGTGTTGTCACGTCTTATATTAAAGATGCCTGAATATTTGTAATACTGATTGTTTAGTGTGCAGTAGTACAGTTTCAAACAAGTCACCTACCTGTGCTACCTGGAATGTTTTGTCAGTCACACCTGTGTTTACACTTTACTCTCTCGGTTCTCTTTAGGCTTCAAAGCCAGAATGGAATGTAATAAACTTTCTAtgagacaatattttattttctgctctaAAATAAGCACTTTAAAAACTAtagaatttgaaaataatatttaatatacaaCTACCATCTTGCTTCGCTTTGAACTGAGTGACCAGAAAGTCAAGGGCGGTAATCTGAGAGACCTGATGGCAAGGGTTGTTGAGGtcaagtttgtttgttgtctcgCATGTTTGTCTACACAATGGCCCCATTATGACAGCCACGTGCTGCGTCTGCATGACATAATCCAGGGCTTTGAACGCGCCGCCCGCCAGCAGCCAGGGTGTGAGGACAGATTAGCCCCGGATTATCGTCCCTGTGAGAGGGTTAATGTTGCACACAGGCGACAAAGTGCCAGGTCTTACGAGGTCTTCTTATGACAGGGGAGGTTTATGCTTTGTCGgagaatggaaataaaatatacaccACACACTGTAATGCACACATGtctataaacatttacaactaGGCACGCAcacaacaatatatatatatattacacatacatactcacgcatgcacgcacagaaagtaaaagaaaaaaagaaagaaacgcaatcgtgtgtgtgtgtgtgattctgtgtgtgcgtatgtacgtgtatgcatgtgtacacaTTCCTGGAAAGACCGCATAAGCAGATCCTGTGATCCCCAGCGTCCAGAACATCTGAAAAGTCTGAGGACGAATCACTTCAGGACTCAAGGACCATCCCGGTCACTACATTCGCTACTCACACTTCGCGTGTTCCGAAAGTTGTGGctcagatataaaaaaacaaatcatgaagTTTACATTACCCAgactttcttttgctttccaGGAGCGATTTTATGTGAGCCACGCCTGCAAATCGCAACATTTTGTGATTGCGAATGTGCCCAAAGAATTCTCTATATTCTATAACCAAGACATGACCTCCCCGTCTGTCTGTGACCCTCGCGTCCTTGGCGCGGCCTTGACAGCGACACCCAGTGGCGCCACACCTCGGTCCCACGCCGCGAAATTAGGTGAATATGTTCATTTCGTGATGGCTTCCTTACCGTCTCCGCCTGCTCTATTATATCGGCAAACCTTGCCCGCGCCCAGGACCTTGAGCAAGGGAGACTATCAAGCTGTCTGCATGTTTGCCATGTTGTTAGCGACcacacggcgcatgcgcagcaGCTGCCTGCCCTGACCTTCCCTTTGTTGCTCGGTCGTGGATGTGGCAGACATGCCGCCTGCATCGGCGATCGCTGCCAGGTCGATATTCCTCCTGGATTAGCGAATTTTCACTGACAGATATCTGTTTGATCCCTTTGTCAGAAGAGGGAGCCTGGAGAGCGCCAGATacctgcgcatgcgccgtcGGTCTGCACAACCATCACAAACAGGGAGGAATTATCCGGGGTCTCCATCTTGTTGTTCCAGTGAATATGAATGAAAGCTGCAAATCCAAACCATCCAAGCGTTGGTTTACTCGAAAGATTAGAATAAAGAGAGCAAGGTCACGTGTTATCCAATGTCACGTGGTTGTTCTGTCAGTCGGTTTTGAGCTTTCTGAAGATTGTCCTTTCCTCACaacttctttccttcctctgaAGCTTAacttaaaaaatcatttctgaTCCCTGTTGTGTCTAGCAGGTGTCTTTTCTTCATCACGTATTTTATCGAATGATGAAAACGTTCTCTAGCATGATATCTGACATTATCTGACCACGAATGTCTGAATTGTcctttatagttttgttttcgtttgtttgtttattttttgtcgttttgcttttttttttttaagctgattgCCTAGTCTGAACAATGCttgcttcatttttatttgatgtatttTCCATTCACGATATTTGTCCTCAGTTTCATTAATATTCAATGATGTCATtgcgtttcttttttctctctgttatatatatattgcaggatatatgtatatactgctcaaaacaacGGAAAGACCACAGACTCATattcatgtacatttttatcACTCGCGTTCGTACCAACAGAGAGCAATTACTTCAAAGTCGCTTTTAAGGAATAGATGTGGGTGAACAGTCAGTGAATTCGatcttgtgtttgttcttgtgcTTGTTAACATCtgcagaattttgttttacCCTTTGGGCACAAGGCATGGTTGTCGTAAGTCACCTATTACATATATAatttagaatatatatatatataacaaattaTAAGAAAACCTCATAAGATTGTGGTGCATGAATCGAGCTTAATCAATGTGATTAGCGGCGGTTTGTTGACATGCAAGTTAAAGTAATTTTAGTTAGGACGAGCGCTGAACGAGAGAActatttacaattacaattacgTACGACAAAAATTAACTCTCTACTCTGTTTTACATGGTCTTCACCAAAACGAATCAGAATCAATTTGACGAGCCACTATTTTAAACATCAACCACAAACCCAAAAGATGTATATAAGTATGTTTCAGAGATAAAGGACCTTCAAGAAAACAGTCATAATGACCTCATTACTTGTGGACAAAAGATTTGAGCTCTGCCACCCACCGCTGTTACAAGCCGTTGACAAGAATGATGTGAGGAAGTGGAGGAGAAATGTCACGGTGAAGGTAAAGCagtctccctcctcctccctgtgGGACCAGCACGGAGGCGAGGAAATACCTGTCGCCTGCATGAACAGCGTGTGAACAAGCCTACAACAAAATAAACCGGAAGTGGCCAAACTAATATGGCGCAGGAAGTGGCAAGGTCTCGACTGCAGCGTGACTGGGCTTGGACTTCTCTCTTCCCAGTTTAGAAACAGAGCATCAGGGTTTGTCCTCCTACACACAGCTATTTAAACACTCCTACACACAGCTATTTAAACACTCCTACACACAGGTATTTAGACATTCCTACACATAGGTATTTATAGACTTCTACACACTAGTATTTAAACACTCCTACGCACAGGTATTTAAACATTCCtacacacagatatttaaacaCTCGTAGCAAGTCCTTTGTTCTGAATTGTTGATACAAGCATATAGTCACACTAAATCATTTGTCATTATTGTCTCTTTATAAAGATTTCAATCCAGCTTCATTTAAGCAGGGTGTTATGTAGACTGTCTAGTAATATTTATACTTGCTAAAGATActttaataattacatttattatcacagaacattatttatatttatgaaatataaacGACATGTCTTTATCTCACTATTTCAGTAACTgtgtattgtattattgttacATCAAGTTAATATTAAACCTAATAATCCCTCATAATAAAGAGTAGCACTATGGCTATTCTTAATTAACGAGGCGCATTGCGAACTGGATTAACtcacacaaatttattttacatgactATAATACATTTCCGAACCTTTTACAGTCTGCAGATTATTTAGTGCACATAAGTTTTGTTATCTTACACCTAAATTCTGTaagttgtaaataatgttacaCAGTTTACAGTCcgtgatatttttatttattttcacatgttTTGTGTAGGAGCAATTTTAGTAATATTTAAACGTAGATTAATTGGTGttcataattttattgtctgacaattgaattttttcatttttataaagtatAATCTGATAACTTTTACACtcttctgtttacttttgtgttgttttttttttttaggagcaATATCAGTATGTTAACGCATTTCATTATTACGTACATTGTAATTGTTATTTAATCTTCATTTAATGCCTCCATTATTTCtcgtctttattttcttctgtctatGATGAACTCATGTCTATCGCGTCATCGGCACTACAGACCACATCACGTAAAATGACGTGAGAGCGACGTGACAACGCGACTCTATTTTTGTCTGCAGGGAAGGTGGAGCCTGTGTTTGCTGTGTACAACATGCACCTCCCGTGTGTACTGATGATCTATTGTACTATTTGTACTGACACAGCAGCCACGCCGGCAACGAACCCAGCCCCATCGGTGTTGTCATGAGCTTTTAGTTTGGCATTCACATCAAGGCCCGAGCTGCTTTGATGCGGGGaaataacaaatatacacagaaaGGTGAATACAGCTGAGCAGGCAGGTGACTGAGCGGCATCGCACGTGTGCAGGTAC
The Pomacea canaliculata isolate SZHN2017 linkage group LG2, ASM307304v1, whole genome shotgun sequence genome window above contains:
- the LOC112557926 gene encoding uncharacterized protein LOC112557926 codes for the protein MHQFTSRGARPREIQASVAQSAVRSWQMSAGAGLLGLRQLSQRVHYRGLQVELRGLRPNFLAGCQPEVDLTSMENCSMHYIENVRCTNPDTALVEELRKSFVSGHATTASFNMVSSCSTSSCDCRCPRHGWPSICSRPWHWPGSSSLLLPVSVTTTIIPLTSCGAASKAQSSRVSRCTKSVRGLLDALSSAVTTSCQQLR